In a single window of the Elaeis guineensis isolate ETL-2024a chromosome 4, EG11, whole genome shotgun sequence genome:
- the LOC105043248 gene encoding B3 domain-containing protein Os02g0683500: MEFTQGRGDGFYSRDDDDSKRPPFIPSSCSSSSPTSSCTASRWTDVASGSGGAGGGDAPYVEKEHMFDKVVTPSDVGKLNRLVIPKQHAEKYFPLDASANEKGLLLCFEDRTGKSWRFRYSYWNSSQSYVMTKGWSRFVKEKRLDAGDTVSFCRGVGEAGRDRFFIDWRRRPEAHDPPLLPPRLPLPLPGISLARSVGPWGSRLFIPPAATVHDYGRGQLYGYNVARPGGGQFLFFRSAAVGSPQPGVQPGGGDGAVAGVPMVLDPLVHGPTTTKRVRLFGVNLDCPGSDGGADGGNGLSLNRRQMRPRSVLPLLESPQGGPDPSRATSSPGNEQQ; the protein is encoded by the coding sequence ATGGAGTTCACACAAGGAAGAGGAGATGGGTTTTACAGCAGGGATGATGATGACTCCAAGCGCCCTCCTTTTATTCCTTCCTCCTGTTCTTCTTCCTCCCCAACCTCTTCCTGCACTGCCTCCCGATGGACCGACGTAGCATCCGGGAGCGGCGGCGCCGGCGGCGGCGATGCTCCTTATGTGGAGAAGGAGCACATGTTCGACAAGGTGGTGACGCCGAGCGACGTCGGCAAGCTCAACCGGCTGGTGATCCCGAAGCAGCACGCCGAGAAGTATTTCCCCCTCGACGCGTCGGCCAACGAGAAGGGGCTGCTGCTGTGCTTCGAGGACCGGACTGGGAAGTCATGGCGCTTCCGCTACTCCTACTGGAACAGCAGCCAGAGCTACGTGATGACCAAGGGGTGGAGCCGCTTTGTCAAGGAGAAGAGGCTTGATGCCGGGGATACTGTCTCGTTTTGCAGAGGCGTCGGCGAAGCCGGCCGCGACCGCTTCTTCATCGACTGGAGGCGACGGCCTGAGGCCCACGACCCACCGCTCCTCCCGCCGCGCCTTCCCCTCCCCCTCCCGGGTATCTCGCTGGCCCGGTCGGTGGGCCCGTGGGGTAGCCGGCTCTTCATCCCCCCAGCTGCCACGGTCCACGACTATGGCCGCGGCCAGCTGTACGGGTACAATGTCGCGAGACCCGGTGGCGGGCAGTTCCTTTTCTTTCGATCGGCAGCGGTCGGTTCGCCGCAGCCTGGGGTGCAACCAGGCGGCGGTGATGGAGCGGTCGCCGGCGTGCCGATGGTTTTGGATCCGCTCGTCCATGGGCCGACGACGACCAAACGGGTGAGGCTGTTCGGGGTGAACCTCGACTGTCCTGGATCGGACGGTGGTGCCGACGGCGGCAATGGTCTCTCTCTAAACCGGCGCCAGATGCGACCCCGGTCGGTGCTCCCTCTCCTCGAATCTCCGCAGGGCGGCCCCGATCCTTCGAGGGCCACCTCCTCGCCGGGCAACGAGCAGCAGTAA